One Phenylobacterium hankyongense DNA segment encodes these proteins:
- a CDS encoding tetratricopeptide repeat-containing sulfotransferase family protein, with the protein MNTSVSSPNRVTVGQVEAAVAAHDMDRAVALAERGLAEGLEDPSVLNLVAYKLELDERLEEALEVLERALRLDPTDPYVLNSIGVCHSKAERPLQAIAAFDAALQLDPDFAHAHNGRGLALAAIGDRDAARLAQERAARLDPEFPEPLGALASLAAEDKAWDRARELATRALAIEPDQPAAAMALAAVEVQEGAYEAAEARMSRLKATGRLTRLHIAGAENIRADALDALDRAEEAMVAYKAANVELRRVQIEALQAPELGVETCRRLIGYFEAADPADWRPTPESERVGGETEHVFLVGFARSGTTLLEQVLASHPDVVALEEKPTVDDAILAYITDAAALDRLAALDETTARPWRELYWRKVREFGVEPAGKVFVDKLPLHTIYLPVIAKLFPRAKILFARRDPRDVVVSCFRRRFRLNPLVVEFTDLTRTAQVYAGAMRLAEIYREKLTLPTHIHRHEDLVEEFDRETQAICAFIGVPWDARMRDFVETANRRDIRTPSADQVRRGIYREGMGQWRRYGATIDEIKPILAPWVEAFGYSAT; encoded by the coding sequence ATGAACACCTCGGTCTCTTCTCCCAATCGCGTCACCGTCGGCCAGGTCGAGGCGGCGGTCGCGGCCCACGACATGGACCGTGCGGTCGCCCTGGCGGAGCGCGGGCTCGCTGAAGGGCTGGAAGACCCCTCGGTCCTGAACCTCGTGGCCTACAAGCTGGAGTTGGACGAGCGCCTGGAGGAGGCGCTGGAGGTGCTGGAGAGGGCGCTGCGCCTGGATCCCACCGATCCGTACGTCCTGAACAGCATCGGCGTCTGCCATTCCAAGGCCGAGCGTCCGCTGCAGGCGATCGCCGCCTTCGACGCCGCCCTGCAACTGGATCCGGATTTCGCCCACGCCCACAACGGCCGCGGCCTCGCCCTGGCCGCCATTGGCGACCGGGACGCCGCCCGGCTGGCCCAGGAGCGGGCCGCCCGCCTGGACCCGGAGTTTCCCGAGCCGCTTGGCGCCCTGGCGTCGCTGGCCGCCGAAGACAAGGCCTGGGACCGCGCCCGCGAGCTGGCGACCCGGGCCCTGGCGATCGAGCCGGACCAGCCTGCCGCCGCCATGGCGCTGGCCGCCGTCGAGGTGCAGGAAGGCGCCTACGAGGCGGCGGAGGCCCGGATGTCGCGCCTGAAGGCGACCGGCCGCCTGACCCGGCTGCACATCGCCGGAGCCGAGAACATCCGCGCCGACGCGCTCGACGCGCTCGACCGCGCCGAGGAGGCCATGGTCGCCTACAAGGCCGCCAATGTGGAGCTCCGTCGGGTGCAGATCGAGGCCTTGCAGGCGCCGGAACTAGGGGTCGAGACCTGCCGACGCCTGATCGGCTATTTCGAGGCCGCCGACCCGGCCGACTGGCGCCCGACGCCCGAGAGCGAGCGCGTGGGCGGAGAGACGGAGCACGTCTTCCTGGTCGGCTTCGCCCGGTCCGGCACCACACTTCTGGAGCAGGTGCTGGCCAGCCACCCCGACGTCGTCGCGCTGGAAGAAAAGCCGACGGTGGACGACGCCATCCTGGCCTACATCACCGACGCCGCCGCCCTGGATCGGCTGGCGGCCCTGGACGAGACCACGGCCAGGCCCTGGCGTGAACTCTACTGGCGCAAGGTGCGGGAGTTCGGCGTCGAACCCGCCGGCAAGGTGTTCGTCGACAAGCTGCCCCTGCACACCATCTACCTGCCGGTCATCGCCAAGCTGTTCCCGCGCGCGAAGATCCTGTTCGCCCGCCGCGACCCGCGCGATGTGGTGGTCAGCTGCTTCCGCCGCCGCTTCCGTCTCAACCCCCTGGTGGTCGAGTTCACCGACCTGACGCGCACCGCGCAGGTCTACGCCGGCGCCATGCGCCTGGCCGAGATCTACCGCGAGAAACTGACCCTTCCCACGCACATCCACCGGCATGAAGACCTGGTGGAGGAGTTCGATCGCGAAACCCAGGCGATCTGCGCCTTCATCGGGGTGCCCTGGGACGCCAGGATGCGCGACTTCGTCGAGACGGCGAACCGGCGGGACATCCGCACCCCGAGCGCCGACCAGGTCCGGCGGGGCATCTACCGCGAGGGCATGGGTCAATGGCGCCGCTACGGCGCGACGATTGATGAGATCAAGCCAATTCTGGCGCCGTGGGTCGAGGCCTTCGGCTATTCCGCGACCTGA
- a CDS encoding TonB-dependent receptor domain-containing protein, producing the protein MASSMICGVALLGLSATQAAAQAPAAGGEVSEIVVTGSRIPTPNLTSVSPVTVITDQELKLQGTTNVESLLNNLPQVIASQSGNVSNGGTGIATVNLRGLGSARTLVLVDGRRLMPGDPSTPVADLNNIPAALVDRVDVLTGGASAVYGSDALAGVVNFIMKHDFEGFRIDAQFGEFQHNNNNSGIQGTERSASYPVTVPTGNVRDGATTDVTVVFGVNAPDGKGNVTAYAGYRHIKPVLQGSRDYSACSIATTYNADPTVYDTRICAGSSNSAFGRFRGGSAPRGGYALNPNGSQTFVPYTSAYSYNYGPLNYFQRPDDRYTAGFFAHYDISKALNLYSDFLFADDHTVAQIAPSGLFAGTGANGTSTFGINCNNPLMTSLQQTQLCGAAGGTPTIVQSTIGFRFASLPRQDDLRHTNYKITLGARGELADGWNYDAYLQYGTSIYNEHYNNDVSTARVQNALLVNPVTGQCQSGTTDGCVPINLFRLGALSPAMLAYVVAPGFKSGQVTEQVANVSVTGDLGQYGFKAPWANDGVGVALGAEYRRESLDLRVDQEFASGDLSGQGGPTLGNSGSFDVYELFGEARVPLLQDQPLAKDLNVELGYRFSDYNTAANTTHSYKIGVNYTVVDDLKFRAGYNRAVRAPNVVELFTALAVGLFGGADPCAAGLITGKVSATLAQCLRSGATAAQYTAGIDQCPAAQCTALFAGNTDLKAEEADTYTAGFVLRPRFLPGFDISIDYFDIKISNLISSLPNLTVVDCVLNGNPAACSRFHRDPANGAIFGAAGYVDATNANTGYLRTSGVDVNANYRTKFSDWGMGEWGGLSFNLVGTYTNKYEVQPTTGGGTFDCAGLYGPVCSAIGTGAASPASTGPIPKWRHKFRVTWTTPWPVTVSLDWRHVGEVKMDANESNLFLADPLGRTDVLDAKIKAYDYLDISGTWAVRDTITLRAGVNNVFDKDPPILDANNFPAAGPPYGNGNTYPGTYDALGRTLFVGLTADF; encoded by the coding sequence ATGGCGTCTTCCATGATTTGTGGAGTGGCCCTGCTCGGCCTGTCCGCCACCCAAGCCGCGGCCCAGGCGCCAGCCGCCGGGGGCGAAGTCTCCGAAATCGTGGTCACCGGCTCGCGCATTCCGACGCCGAACCTGACCAGCGTCAGCCCGGTGACCGTGATCACCGACCAGGAGTTGAAGCTACAGGGCACGACCAACGTCGAATCGCTGCTCAACAACCTGCCGCAGGTCATCGCCTCGCAGAGCGGCAATGTTTCCAACGGCGGCACCGGCATCGCCACCGTCAACCTGCGCGGCCTGGGTTCCGCCCGGACCCTGGTGCTGGTCGACGGCCGCCGCCTGATGCCCGGCGACCCGTCGACGCCCGTGGCGGACCTGAACAACATCCCCGCCGCCCTGGTCGACCGGGTCGACGTGCTCACCGGCGGCGCCTCGGCGGTGTACGGTTCCGACGCCTTGGCGGGCGTCGTCAACTTCATCATGAAGCACGACTTCGAAGGCTTCCGGATCGACGCCCAGTTCGGCGAGTTCCAGCACAACAACAACAACAGCGGGATCCAGGGCACCGAGCGCTCGGCCTCCTACCCGGTGACCGTCCCGACCGGCAACGTGCGCGACGGCGCGACCACGGATGTCACCGTGGTGTTCGGCGTGAACGCTCCGGACGGCAAGGGCAACGTCACCGCCTATGCCGGCTACCGGCACATCAAGCCGGTGCTGCAAGGCTCGCGCGACTACTCGGCGTGCAGCATCGCGACGACCTACAACGCCGACCCGACGGTCTACGACACCCGCATCTGCGCCGGGTCGAGCAACAGCGCCTTTGGCCGGTTCCGCGGCGGCTCCGCGCCGCGCGGCGGCTACGCGCTGAACCCGAACGGCAGCCAGACCTTCGTGCCTTACACGAGCGCGTATTCGTACAACTACGGCCCACTGAACTACTTCCAGCGTCCCGATGATCGCTACACGGCGGGCTTCTTCGCCCACTACGACATCAGCAAGGCGCTGAACCTCTACAGCGACTTCCTGTTCGCCGACGACCACACCGTCGCCCAGATCGCCCCGTCCGGCCTGTTCGCCGGCACCGGCGCCAACGGCACCAGCACCTTTGGCATCAACTGTAACAACCCGCTGATGACGTCGCTGCAGCAGACCCAGCTCTGCGGCGCGGCGGGCGGCACCCCGACGATCGTTCAGTCGACCATCGGATTCCGCTTCGCCAGCCTGCCCCGCCAGGACGACCTGCGGCACACCAACTACAAGATCACGCTCGGCGCCCGCGGCGAACTGGCGGACGGCTGGAACTACGACGCCTACCTCCAGTACGGCACGAGCATCTACAACGAGCACTACAATAACGACGTCTCCACCGCACGGGTGCAGAACGCGTTGCTCGTCAATCCGGTGACCGGCCAGTGCCAGTCCGGCACGACCGACGGCTGCGTTCCGATCAACCTGTTCCGGCTGGGCGCGCTTTCGCCGGCCATGCTGGCCTACGTGGTCGCGCCGGGCTTCAAGTCGGGTCAGGTCACGGAGCAGGTTGCAAACGTGTCGGTGACGGGCGACCTGGGCCAATACGGCTTCAAGGCGCCCTGGGCGAACGACGGCGTCGGCGTGGCGCTCGGCGCGGAGTACCGTCGCGAGTCCCTGGACCTTCGCGTCGACCAGGAGTTTGCGTCCGGCGACCTCTCGGGCCAGGGCGGCCCCACCTTGGGCAATTCCGGCAGCTTCGACGTCTATGAGCTGTTCGGCGAAGCGCGGGTTCCGCTGTTGCAGGACCAGCCGCTGGCCAAGGACCTGAACGTCGAACTCGGCTATCGCTTCTCCGACTACAACACGGCGGCGAACACCACGCACTCCTACAAGATCGGAGTGAACTATACGGTGGTCGACGATCTGAAGTTCCGCGCCGGCTACAACCGCGCGGTGCGTGCCCCCAACGTGGTGGAACTCTTCACCGCGCTGGCGGTGGGCCTGTTCGGCGGCGCCGATCCCTGCGCGGCCGGCCTCATCACCGGCAAGGTGTCGGCCACGCTCGCCCAATGCCTGCGCAGCGGCGCGACGGCGGCGCAGTACACTGCCGGCATCGATCAATGCCCGGCGGCCCAGTGCACGGCCTTGTTCGCCGGCAACACGGATCTGAAGGCTGAAGAGGCGGACACCTATACCGCCGGCTTCGTGCTGCGGCCGCGGTTCCTGCCCGGCTTCGACATCAGCATCGACTACTTCGACATCAAGATCAGCAACCTGATTTCGTCGCTGCCGAACCTGACCGTCGTCGACTGCGTGCTGAACGGCAACCCGGCAGCTTGTTCGCGTTTCCACCGCGATCCCGCCAACGGCGCCATCTTCGGCGCCGCGGGCTACGTGGACGCCACCAACGCGAACACCGGCTACCTTCGTACGTCGGGCGTGGACGTGAACGCCAACTACCGCACCAAGTTCTCGGACTGGGGCATGGGCGAATGGGGCGGCCTGTCTTTCAACCTGGTGGGCACCTACACCAACAAGTACGAAGTCCAGCCGACCACCGGCGGCGGCACCTTCGACTGCGCCGGCCTCTACGGCCCGGTCTGCAGCGCGATCGGCACGGGCGCGGCCTCTCCGGCCTCCACCGGCCCGATCCCGAAGTGGCGCCACAAGTTCCGGGTGACCTGGACGACGCCGTGGCCGGTGACGGTCTCGCTCGACTGGCGCCACGTCGGCGAGGTGAAGATGGACGCCAACGAGTCCAACCTGTTCCTGGCCGATCCGCTTGGCCGGACCGACGTGCTCGACGCGAAGATCAAGGCGTACGACTACCTCGACATCTCCGGAACCTGGGCGGTGCGCGACACGATCACGCTGCGCGCCGGCGTCAACAACGTGTTCGACAAGGATCCGCCGATCCTCGACGCGAACAACTTCCCGGCGGCTGGACCGCCCTACGGCAACGGCAACACCTATCCGGGCACCTACGACGCCCTGGGTCGGACGCTGTTCGTCGGCCTGACGGCCGACTTCTAG